A DNA window from Kitasatospora atroaurantiaca contains the following coding sequences:
- a CDS encoding nucleotidyltransferase domain-containing protein: protein MTEGLPPGGVELTEAEARWTDAWTPTQVAARLVGTSAPWYVAGGWAVDLFKGEQTRHHSEQHTSPDG from the coding sequence ATGACCGAAGGACTCCCCCCGGGCGGCGTCGAGCTCACCGAGGCCGAGGCCAGGTGGACGGACGCCTGGACCCCCACCCAGGTGGCCGCCCGGCTGGTAGGGACATCCGCCCCCTGGTACGTCGCCGGGGGCTGGGCCGTCGACCTGTTCAAAGGCGAGCAGACCCGCCACCACAGTGAGCAGCACACTTCCCCTGATGGATGA
- a CDS encoding GNAT family N-acetyltransferase: MAPRPPSPVVLHGRYVRLEPLTTAHLPDLHLAGSRDDGLWQWLPVVTPYTLGEMHTLVEQRLAQQAAGGAVLFAIVPAGTNRAAGWVAYTDIAVADERLDIGWHWAARSTWDTPVTTETHLLLLRHAFENLAFGRVQWQIDHLDVHAQLTLSGLGAVREGPLRRHARRSDGTWRDTLVYAVLANEWRSGWGAGLF, from the coding sequence ATGGCACCACGGCCCCCATCGCCCGTCGTCCTGCACGGCCGGTACGTCCGGCTGGAACCGCTGACCACGGCACACCTCCCAGACCTGCACCTCGCCGGCAGCCGCGACGACGGCCTCTGGCAGTGGCTTCCCGTGGTCACGCCGTACACCCTCGGCGAGATGCACACGCTGGTCGAACAGCGGCTGGCCCAGCAGGCCGCCGGAGGGGCGGTGCTGTTCGCGATCGTCCCGGCCGGCACCAACCGGGCCGCCGGGTGGGTCGCGTACACCGACATCGCGGTCGCCGACGAGCGCCTGGACATCGGCTGGCACTGGGCCGCGCGCTCCACCTGGGACACCCCGGTGACGACCGAGACCCACCTCCTGCTGCTCCGCCATGCGTTCGAGAACCTGGCCTTCGGCCGGGTCCAGTGGCAGATCGACCACCTCGACGTCCACGCCCAGCTCACGCTGTCCGGCCTAGGGGCCGTTCGCGAGGGCCCGCTGCGCCGCCACGCCCGGCGCTCCGACGGTACCTGGCGGGACACCCTCGTCTACGCGGTGCTGGCCAACGAGTGGCGAAGCGGTTGGGGCGCCGGGCTGTTCTGA
- a CDS encoding maleylpyruvate isomerase family mycothiol-dependent enzyme, whose translation MRTSDRPDHGLAPVDHRTAVATETARFVAAVRGADLGTPVPSCPGWTLADLVKHAGSVQRWFSVLLRGRIQEPPRSRDVDLRLPGREDGWADWLADSATEAAGAFAATDPDTPMWVWGADPHARFWARRMLFETLIHRVDAELALGIRPEIDRAVAVDGVDEFLVNLPFAGFFAPKVANLRGNGETIRFRSTDADGDWLVRLRPDGFGLDLAGEAAVPADATVRGAAADLLLLAYGRLSLDAEAFEHEGDEELLARWFANSEF comes from the coding sequence ATGAGGACCTCCGACCGCCCCGACCACGGACTGGCCCCGGTCGACCACCGCACGGCCGTCGCCACCGAGACCGCCCGGTTCGTGGCAGCGGTCAGGGGCGCCGATCTGGGGACCCCGGTACCCAGCTGCCCGGGCTGGACGCTGGCCGACCTGGTCAAGCACGCCGGCAGCGTGCAGCGCTGGTTCTCGGTCCTGCTGCGCGGGCGCATCCAGGAGCCCCCGCGAAGCCGCGACGTCGACCTTCGGCTGCCCGGACGGGAGGACGGTTGGGCCGACTGGCTGGCCGACAGCGCGACAGAGGCGGCGGGCGCGTTCGCGGCCACCGACCCGGACACCCCGATGTGGGTGTGGGGCGCCGATCCCCACGCCAGGTTCTGGGCTCGCCGGATGCTGTTCGAGACCCTGATTCACCGGGTCGACGCGGAGCTGGCGCTGGGGATCCGGCCCGAGATCGACCGTGCGGTCGCGGTTGACGGTGTGGACGAGTTCCTGGTGAATCTGCCCTTCGCCGGTTTCTTCGCTCCCAAGGTGGCCAACCTCCGCGGCAACGGCGAGACCATCCGGTTCCGGTCCACCGACGCGGACGGCGACTGGCTGGTCCGGCTGCGACCCGACGGCTTCGGGCTCGACCTCGCCGGCGAAGCAGCGGTCCCCGCCGATGCGACGGTCCGGGGAGCCGCAGCCGATCTCCTCCTGCTCGCCTACGGCCGCCTCTCCCTCGACGCGGAGGCCTTCGAGCACGAGGGAGACGAGGAGCTGCTGGCGCGCTGGTTCGCCAACTCCGAGTTCTGA
- a CDS encoding glycosyltransferase family 39 protein, with the protein MDPDRLGPRTSVLAPKDPTTDTLKTADHRGGGTKPAGAPAGPSARPSGYLSALIAYGVLKLIGFAVFLQLLAASGQYRTKDPRFGGGTHVWDVVGAWDGWWYQQIATHGYHFELLPAVGQSGTHGQSPAAFLPLYPGLIRLVSTLTGLGTYGAGMLLSVIFSFVAAAGVFAVTARLRGNRVGVIAAGLWAVFPGSGFEWAVFGEPLFVALAAWTCYAVMTRHWFTAATLAFLAGLDRPAAAALIAVVGLSGLGAMVRRQKIVGPLVAVVVAPLGLLGYLLWVGDRTGDLLGYVTAEQDAWLRHFGHNIRHTVPDLLLGRSTFSHPAEDLLGLLLLLAAPCLLFLLLRLRPPLVLTLHTVLVLVLGLGTGQLFDHLSRYLLAAFPLLIPLATTLRRLKLPSLTVLLAMAAAASGWFAGFVLFELGVP; encoded by the coding sequence GTGGACCCCGATCGCCTGGGCCCCCGGACCAGCGTCCTCGCGCCCAAGGACCCGACAACCGACACCCTCAAGACCGCGGACCACCGGGGAGGCGGCACCAAACCTGCCGGGGCACCCGCCGGCCCCTCCGCCAGACCCAGTGGCTACCTGTCCGCGCTGATCGCCTACGGCGTCCTGAAGCTGATCGGTTTCGCGGTGTTCCTGCAGCTGCTGGCCGCCTCCGGTCAATACCGCACCAAGGACCCCCGCTTCGGTGGCGGCACCCACGTCTGGGATGTCGTCGGTGCCTGGGACGGCTGGTGGTACCAGCAGATCGCAACCCACGGCTACCACTTCGAACTGCTCCCGGCGGTCGGCCAGTCGGGCACCCACGGACAGAGCCCCGCCGCCTTCCTCCCGCTCTACCCCGGCCTGATCCGGCTGGTCTCCACCCTCACGGGCCTGGGCACGTACGGCGCCGGGATGCTGCTCTCCGTGATCTTCTCGTTCGTCGCCGCCGCCGGCGTCTTCGCGGTCACCGCGCGGCTGCGCGGCAACCGGGTGGGTGTGATCGCGGCCGGCCTCTGGGCGGTGTTCCCCGGCTCCGGCTTCGAGTGGGCCGTCTTCGGCGAGCCGCTGTTCGTCGCGCTGGCCGCCTGGACCTGCTACGCGGTGATGACCCGTCACTGGTTCACCGCCGCAACTCTGGCCTTCCTCGCCGGTCTCGACCGCCCTGCTGCCGCCGCACTGATCGCGGTCGTCGGTCTGTCGGGCCTGGGAGCCATGGTCCGCCGTCAGAAGATCGTCGGCCCACTGGTCGCGGTCGTGGTCGCACCACTCGGCCTGCTCGGCTACCTCCTCTGGGTCGGCGATCGAACGGGCGACCTGCTCGGCTACGTCACGGCGGAGCAAGATGCATGGCTGCGCCACTTCGGCCACAACATCCGGCACACCGTCCCCGATCTGCTGCTCGGCCGCAGCACGTTCTCCCACCCGGCCGAGGATCTGCTCGGTCTGCTGCTGCTTCTCGCCGCCCCCTGCCTGCTGTTCCTGCTGCTCCGGCTGCGCCCGCCGCTGGTGCTCACCCTCCACACCGTGCTGGTCCTGGTCCTGGGTCTCGGCACCGGCCAGCTCTTCGACCACCTCTCCCGCTACCTGCTGGCAGCCTTTCCCCTGCTCATCCCGCTCGCCACGACCCTGCGCCGCCTCAAACTGCCCTCGCTGACCGTTCTGCTGGCCATGGCGGCAGCAGCCTCCGGCTGGTTTGCGGGCTTCGTCCTGTTCGAGCTCGGCGTGCCGTAG
- a CDS encoding tetratricopeptide repeat protein, with protein sequence MGIEDLRRLHDECVRTLGEDHPRTLVARGELAHAYYQTRDYVQAFELQDRLLADVVHVLGADDRVTVSTLTNLASIWFSGWLADDRPELAIPLYELAVSEQVRVAGANDPGTLSARNDLATAYLAAGQAERAVATFEQVLVDCLRDLGEDHSLTETVRANLESLAGMRDMLERNARREQDDAAKADEIAVAFAEVLGLEPMVAGGRVSVAIPAIGETVSLPVCDVKRVTRSHTPMGDAALEFVMIEGEDVRPLIVLADNVVFAPEDPVVVLQAPVPVVISNAPPLISYAEMVADAERFAMAAGAGGTGNDVVAGTGLLVRCVIAGAVRFGLRSLQAVAWWQRGWEACAADWSLPPFPRDPVWDHLTRSASGMTLTPSVVEERVDDRAAVEALTVADFEALESRLLVAQLDEEFVATWRALMPITPARFTDLLTERLSGAQADITLYPDGAGSADLVIRNGGENQAVLQLRFDFRASAMTIDELRIKAGARGSGLFQRLQYNTEQLARALGLGSLHILATDIGSVAFAKAGFPQDPELFAKVHAPAKGRPGRP encoded by the coding sequence ATGGGCATCGAGGATCTCCGGCGCTTACACGACGAGTGCGTCCGCACGTTGGGTGAGGACCACCCGCGCACCCTCGTCGCTCGTGGGGAACTGGCCCACGCGTACTACCAAACCCGGGACTACGTCCAGGCGTTCGAGCTCCAGGACCGGCTCCTGGCCGACGTGGTGCATGTCCTCGGCGCGGATGATCGCGTCACGGTTTCCACACTCACCAACCTTGCCTCCATCTGGTTCTCCGGGTGGCTTGCTGACGATCGCCCTGAACTGGCCATCCCGCTTTATGAGTTGGCGGTCTCCGAGCAAGTACGGGTCGCCGGGGCAAACGATCCCGGCACCCTTTCCGCGCGAAACGATCTCGCCACCGCGTACCTCGCGGCCGGGCAGGCCGAGCGAGCCGTTGCGACGTTCGAGCAAGTCCTCGTCGACTGTCTCCGTGACCTGGGTGAGGACCACTCGCTGACCGAGACCGTGCGAGCCAACCTCGAATCCCTCGCGGGGATGCGGGACATGCTGGAGCGGAACGCGCGCCGGGAGCAGGACGACGCCGCGAAGGCGGACGAGATCGCCGTCGCGTTCGCCGAGGTACTGGGACTGGAGCCGATGGTGGCCGGCGGACGGGTGTCCGTCGCCATCCCCGCGATCGGCGAGACGGTCAGCCTGCCGGTCTGCGACGTCAAGCGCGTCACGAGGAGCCACACGCCGATGGGCGACGCGGCGCTCGAGTTCGTGATGATCGAGGGCGAGGACGTCAGACCGCTGATCGTCCTCGCCGACAACGTGGTGTTCGCGCCGGAGGATCCGGTCGTGGTTCTCCAAGCGCCGGTCCCCGTGGTGATTTCGAACGCGCCGCCCCTGATCAGCTATGCCGAGATGGTCGCGGACGCGGAGCGCTTCGCCATGGCCGCGGGTGCCGGCGGGACGGGCAACGACGTGGTGGCGGGGACGGGTCTGCTCGTGCGCTGCGTCATCGCGGGCGCGGTCCGGTTCGGACTGCGGTCGCTTCAAGCCGTCGCGTGGTGGCAGCGAGGCTGGGAGGCATGCGCCGCCGACTGGAGCCTGCCGCCCTTCCCGCGGGATCCGGTGTGGGACCACCTGACGCGTAGCGCGTCCGGCATGACCTTGACGCCGTCCGTTGTCGAGGAACGGGTCGACGACAGGGCAGCTGTCGAGGCCCTGACCGTGGCGGACTTCGAGGCGTTGGAATCGAGGTTGCTCGTCGCCCAGCTGGATGAGGAGTTCGTCGCGACCTGGAGGGCCTTGATGCCGATCACCCCGGCGCGGTTCACCGATCTGCTCACGGAGCGGCTGAGCGGGGCGCAGGCGGACATCACCCTGTATCCGGACGGCGCCGGCAGCGCTGACCTGGTGATTCGAAACGGCGGGGAGAACCAGGCCGTTCTTCAGTTGCGGTTCGACTTCCGGGCGAGCGCGATGACCATCGACGAGCTCCGCATCAAGGCGGGTGCGAGGGGGAGCGGGCTCTTCCAGCGCCTGCAGTACAACACCGAGCAGCTCGCCAGAGCGCTCGGCCTCGGGAGCCTGCACATCCTGGCCACCGACATCGGGAGTGTCGCCTTCGCCAAAGCCGGATTTCCGCAGGACCCCGAACTGTTCGCGAAGGTCCACGCGCCGGCCAAGGGGCGGCCCGGCCGGCCCTGA
- the folE gene encoding GTP cyclohydrolase I FolE — protein MRTGPALRVVHETGAVDLAAAEDAAAAFLHALGIPTDSESLRGTPGRMARAYAELFSPRPFDLTTFPNDEGYDELVLARSIPVRSVCEHHLLPFVGTAHVGYLPGTRILGLSKLARVVEHFACRPQVQERLTKQVADWLQAHLDPKGVGVVIEAEHTCMTLRGVQATGSRTMTSTLLGILREDARSRAEFLALTGLPT, from the coding sequence ATGCGCACCGGCCCCGCCCTGCGCGTCGTCCACGAGACCGGCGCCGTGGACCTGGCGGCGGCCGAAGATGCCGCCGCCGCGTTCCTGCACGCCCTCGGCATCCCGACCGACTCGGAGAGCCTGCGCGGCACACCGGGGCGGATGGCCCGCGCGTATGCGGAACTGTTCAGCCCACGACCGTTCGATCTGACGACCTTCCCCAACGACGAGGGCTACGACGAGCTCGTCCTCGCCCGAAGCATCCCCGTACGGTCGGTCTGCGAGCACCACCTGCTGCCGTTCGTCGGCACTGCTCACGTCGGGTACCTGCCCGGCACCCGGATCCTGGGCCTGTCCAAACTCGCCCGCGTCGTCGAGCACTTCGCCTGCCGACCCCAGGTCCAGGAGCGCCTCACCAAACAGGTCGCCGACTGGTTGCAGGCCCACCTCGACCCCAAGGGCGTCGGCGTTGTCATCGAGGCCGAGCACACCTGCATGACCCTGCGGGGCGTGCAGGCCACCGGCTCACGCACGATGACCTCGACGCTGCTGGGCATCCTGCGCGAGGACGCCCGCTCACGCGCCGAGTTCCTCGCCCTCACCGGCCTGCCCACCTGA
- a CDS encoding globin domain-containing protein produces MFRANPSVDDAFMPENPENEWQPSPEPMPAAERHGTDAVLSAHEIALIRASVTVVAPHVAELPAYFYGVLFSRYPHARDLFPPEMDVQHDRLVRALLLIVDLVDDPKHLVRFCSDLGRDHRKFGTQSAHYAAVGECLLATLAHFAGPAWTEDIATAWTRAYTAVAQAMDQAAAADAAERPAVWNAQIVHHRAYGPGLAEITVRTDQPYAYTGGQFVSMETPWWPKIWRYFSPANAPRPDGTITFHVRAVPGGRISNALVHQASVGDVVRLGLALGDMVLDPTSTRDVVCVAGGTGIAPIRALVEQAALDGVQRRMELFVGARTANELHGLDDLLHMSRQHRWLNVRAAVSDEDAPAGSSHLLRVLAESGPWRHHDAYLSGPGPMMTAAGRLLGRGGVPLERFYYDPFVQLDVPDPGATAGPGH; encoded by the coding sequence ATGTTTCGCGCCAATCCATCCGTCGACGACGCCTTCATGCCGGAGAATCCGGAGAACGAATGGCAGCCGTCACCGGAGCCGATGCCCGCTGCCGAACGGCATGGCACCGACGCCGTCCTGTCGGCGCACGAGATCGCCCTCATCCGAGCGAGTGTGACCGTGGTCGCACCGCATGTCGCAGAACTGCCGGCCTACTTCTACGGGGTGCTGTTCAGCCGCTACCCGCACGCCCGCGACCTGTTCCCGCCGGAGATGGACGTCCAGCACGACCGGCTGGTGCGGGCGCTCCTGCTGATCGTCGACCTCGTGGACGACCCGAAGCACCTGGTGCGCTTCTGCTCCGACCTGGGGCGTGACCACCGCAAGTTCGGCACCCAGAGCGCACACTACGCCGCGGTGGGCGAGTGCCTGCTCGCCACGCTGGCGCACTTCGCGGGCCCTGCCTGGACCGAGGACATCGCCACCGCCTGGACCCGGGCCTACACGGCGGTCGCGCAGGCCATGGACCAGGCCGCCGCAGCCGACGCCGCCGAACGGCCGGCCGTGTGGAACGCCCAGATCGTGCACCACCGCGCGTACGGACCCGGGCTCGCGGAGATCACCGTGCGAACCGACCAGCCCTATGCGTACACCGGCGGGCAGTTCGTCAGCATGGAGACGCCGTGGTGGCCCAAGATCTGGCGCTACTTCTCGCCTGCCAACGCCCCGCGGCCGGACGGGACCATCACCTTCCACGTCAGGGCCGTTCCCGGCGGCCGGATCAGCAACGCCCTGGTGCACCAGGCCTCGGTCGGCGACGTCGTCCGGCTCGGGCTGGCCCTCGGTGACATGGTCCTCGACCCCACGTCCACCCGCGACGTCGTGTGTGTCGCCGGTGGAACCGGGATCGCGCCGATCCGCGCTCTGGTCGAACAGGCCGCCCTGGACGGCGTCCAGCGGCGGATGGAGCTCTTCGTCGGAGCCCGTACCGCGAACGAGCTCCACGGACTCGACGACCTCCTCCACATGTCCCGGCAGCATCGCTGGCTCAACGTCCGTGCGGCGGTCTCCGACGAGGACGCTCCCGCGGGCAGCAGCCACCTGCTCAGGGTGCTGGCGGAGTCCGGGCCCTGGCGGCATCACGACGCCTATCTCAGCGGGCCGGGCCCGATGATGACCGCGGCCGGCCGGCTGCTGGGCCGCGGTGGAGTCCCTCTCGAGCGCTTCTACTACGACCCGTTCGTGCAGCTCGACGTCCCCGATCCCGGGGCGACGGCCGGGCCCGGCCACTGA
- a CDS encoding ArsC/Spx/MgsR family protein codes for MEIWINPDCSKCNAALSLLDEEGAEYTVRRYLDDPPTVEELEDVLRRLRLEPWDITRTGEPVAADLGLNTWPRDAASRPGWIAALSDHPILIQRPIITADDLTAVIGRTEQAVRSTRKRGRP; via the coding sequence GTGGAAATCTGGATCAACCCGGACTGCTCAAAGTGCAACGCCGCACTGTCACTGCTCGACGAGGAAGGCGCCGAGTACACCGTGCGGCGCTACCTGGACGACCCGCCGACCGTCGAGGAGCTGGAGGACGTCCTGCGCCGGCTACGCCTCGAACCGTGGGACATCACCCGCACCGGCGAACCGGTCGCCGCCGACCTGGGCCTGAACACCTGGCCCCGCGACGCCGCGAGCCGCCCAGGCTGGATCGCCGCCCTCTCGGACCATCCCATCCTGATCCAACGGCCGATCATCACCGCCGACGACCTCACGGCCGTCATCGGCCGGACCGAGCAAGCGGTCCGCTCCACCCGCAAGCGAGGCCGACCGTAA
- a CDS encoding cytochrome P450, which produces MTATTATGYRTSRAPGARPLLGHAPALFRDPLPFLRSLAERGDLVELRLGPQRAMMCCSPDLFHHVLTDTRHFDKGGPLFDKLKWFLGDGLGSTPHEVHRRQRRQLQPAFRPDALSRYLEVMLEETLSTSSGWHDDAVIEIEQHAYQLIARIITRTMFSADGSSAAVARIAASYPDFHEGIGRHMRSPFRLLDRLPTSANRRFRQACSTVSQVVDGAIDARRLDGTGPGHDLLALMVKEGMGDREMRDQVVTMLTGGIGTSASALGWALFFLSRDPALADSVAKEAQAVLAEGAGVDRDLLTRLDLARRVVTETLRYYPSAWFFSRTVTSPVELAGRRLRPGTAVLLSPYLIHHRADLYPEPELFDVDRWLPARRARLPRGAYIPFGVGSRKCIGDVYALTEITLALAVITSRWQLEPLPGPVPHHLLEPRPWTVIHPAPLHLRLRRRL; this is translated from the coding sequence ATGACCGCAACCACTGCAACCGGCTACCGCACCTCCCGTGCACCCGGCGCCCGCCCGCTGCTCGGGCACGCCCCGGCCCTGTTCCGCGATCCGCTGCCGTTCCTGCGCTCGCTCGCCGAGCGGGGCGATCTGGTGGAACTCCGACTCGGACCGCAGCGCGCGATGATGTGCTGCTCCCCCGACCTGTTCCACCATGTCCTCACCGACACCCGGCACTTCGACAAGGGTGGGCCGCTCTTCGACAAGTTGAAGTGGTTCCTGGGCGACGGTCTCGGCTCCACCCCCCACGAGGTGCACCGCCGACAGCGCCGACAGCTTCAGCCGGCGTTCCGCCCGGACGCGCTCTCCCGCTACCTGGAGGTGATGCTGGAGGAGACCCTCTCCACCTCGTCCGGCTGGCACGACGATGCGGTGATCGAGATCGAGCAGCACGCGTACCAGCTGATCGCCAGGATCATCACCAGGACGATGTTCTCCGCGGACGGCTCATCCGCCGCGGTGGCCCGGATCGCCGCGTCCTACCCGGACTTCCACGAGGGCATCGGCCGGCACATGCGCTCTCCGTTCCGGCTGCTCGACCGGCTGCCTACTTCGGCCAACCGCCGCTTCCGGCAGGCGTGTTCCACCGTGAGCCAGGTGGTCGACGGCGCGATCGACGCCCGCCGCCTCGACGGCACCGGCCCCGGTCACGACCTCCTGGCGCTCATGGTCAAGGAGGGGATGGGCGACCGGGAGATGCGCGACCAGGTCGTCACCATGCTCACCGGCGGCATCGGCACCTCCGCCTCCGCGCTCGGGTGGGCGCTGTTCTTCCTCTCCCGGGACCCGGCGCTGGCCGACTCCGTCGCGAAGGAGGCGCAGGCCGTCCTCGCCGAGGGGGCCGGTGTCGACCGCGACCTCCTCACCCGACTGGACCTCGCCCGCCGCGTGGTGACGGAGACGCTGCGGTACTACCCGTCCGCATGGTTCTTCAGCCGTACCGTCACCTCACCCGTCGAACTGGCCGGCCGAAGGCTCCGGCCGGGCACCGCGGTCCTGCTCTCCCCCTACCTCATCCACCACCGCGCCGACCTCTACCCGGAGCCCGAACTCTTCGACGTCGACCGCTGGTTGCCCGCACGCCGGGCCAGGCTGCCGCGCGGGGCCTACATCCCCTTCGGGGTGGGCTCCCGCAAGTGCATCGGGGACGTCTACGCCCTCACCGAGATCACCCTGGCCCTCGCGGTCATCACCTCCCGGTGGCAACTGGAGCCGCTGCCCGGCCCCGTGCCCCACCACCTGCTCGAACCCCGGCCATGGACCGTGATCCATCCGGCCCCGCTGCACCTACGGCTCCGCAGGCGACTGTGA
- a CDS encoding terpene synthase family protein — protein MTTPHPVPDDLRLLPSPDHILYRLPPRMSPYRAELEQLILDWADRYGLVDGPRARQRLADTHLGELIARCYPHLRAERLAPLAGWFTWAFVIDDLYDGCESAEAIGHTRATLRMLAALSLRSGEPSPARDVPPLAVELAEVWRRLAVQQSLEWQMRFITHMGQFLDAFRYEAVNREHRHVPSVGGYTQLRRASGGITPSLDLLEYAAGLEVPSLFHESEQLRTMVNKAADVVVWVNDVLSLKKELVLGEVTNGVLAVSRELCCGIQDAIDHVYRRVARDIDAFLRAEESLTTLCGTWHGLREADRVAISAFTDGMKAWMRGNLEWALSSHRYLEVDTLRLTNNPALLNPRAGLNPSPTPTATEQTGDPR, from the coding sequence ATGACGACGCCTCATCCCGTCCCCGACGACCTCCGGCTGCTGCCCAGCCCCGACCACATCCTGTACCGGCTACCGCCGCGCATGTCCCCGTACCGGGCGGAGTTGGAGCAGCTCATCCTGGACTGGGCCGACCGCTACGGGCTGGTGGACGGCCCGCGAGCCCGCCAGCGACTCGCCGACACGCACCTGGGAGAGCTGATCGCCCGCTGCTACCCGCATCTACGAGCGGAACGACTCGCCCCACTCGCAGGCTGGTTCACTTGGGCCTTCGTCATCGACGACCTCTACGACGGCTGCGAGTCGGCGGAGGCCATCGGCCACACCCGCGCCACCCTCCGGATGCTCGCCGCCCTCTCGCTCCGGTCGGGGGAACCGTCACCGGCCCGGGACGTGCCGCCCCTCGCGGTCGAACTCGCCGAGGTGTGGCGGCGTCTCGCCGTCCAGCAGAGCCTCGAGTGGCAGATGCGGTTCATCACCCATATGGGACAGTTCCTGGACGCCTTCCGCTACGAGGCGGTCAACCGCGAACACCGGCACGTCCCCTCCGTCGGCGGCTACACCCAGCTGCGACGCGCCTCGGGTGGCATCACCCCCTCGCTGGACCTCCTGGAGTACGCGGCCGGCCTGGAGGTCCCCTCGCTGTTCCACGAGTCCGAGCAGCTCCGCACCATGGTCAACAAGGCCGCCGACGTCGTCGTCTGGGTCAACGACGTCCTCTCGCTGAAGAAGGAACTCGTCCTCGGCGAGGTCACCAACGGCGTGCTCGCGGTGAGCCGGGAGCTCTGCTGCGGGATCCAGGACGCCATCGACCACGTGTACCGCAGGGTTGCCCGCGACATCGACGCCTTCCTCCGCGCCGAGGAGTCACTCACCACCCTCTGCGGCACCTGGCACGGCCTGCGGGAGGCCGACCGGGTCGCCATCAGCGCCTTCACCGACGGCATGAAGGCCTGGATGCGCGGCAACCTCGAATGGGCCCTCAGCTCACACCGCTACCTGGAGGTCGACACCCTCCGCCTCACCAACAACCCGGCGCTGCTCAACCCACGGGCCGGCCTGAACCCGTCCCCGACGCCCACCGCCACCGAGCAGACCGGAGACCCTCGCTGA
- a CDS encoding HAAS signaling domain-containing protein produces MNDTLAHPLVRAYLTSVEERTTALPDVRRQELLADLREHIEVALADSDTFDENSVRRVLDQLGTPGEIAAAALAEEPGNHPVPESSRHTSVTLCLIVMALPAALIPVIGPFLALAATVAALVRLWKSPQWVRREKRQATLLVLSPVVTVPALAVVLSVALGGLTPITLMTALLAAMCLPVAAAIRLGRSAARLRQQLR; encoded by the coding sequence GTGAACGACACCCTCGCCCACCCCCTCGTGCGGGCCTACCTGACCTCGGTCGAGGAGCGGACCACGGCGCTTCCCGACGTCCGCCGGCAGGAGCTGCTGGCAGATCTGCGTGAGCACATCGAGGTGGCGCTGGCGGACTCCGACACCTTCGACGAGAACAGCGTGCGTCGTGTCCTGGACCAGCTGGGGACACCCGGGGAGATCGCGGCAGCCGCCCTGGCCGAGGAACCCGGCAACCACCCGGTACCGGAGAGCAGCAGGCACACCTCGGTCACCCTCTGCCTGATCGTCATGGCGCTGCCGGCCGCGCTCATCCCGGTGATCGGACCGTTCCTCGCCCTGGCTGCCACGGTCGCCGCACTCGTACGGCTGTGGAAGTCCCCGCAGTGGGTTCGCCGGGAGAAGCGCCAAGCGACGCTGCTCGTGCTCTCGCCGGTCGTCACCGTCCCGGCGCTCGCCGTCGTTCTCTCCGTGGCACTCGGCGGTCTGACCCCGATCACGTTGATGACCGCCCTCCTGGCGGCAATGTGCCTCCCGGTGGCCGCCGCCATCCGGCTCGGCCGTTCAGCCGCGCGACTCCGGCAGCAGCTTCGCTAG
- a CDS encoding PadR family transcriptional regulator gives MVDGYASIPGADGRVASQLRKGVLEYCVLALLRDGPRYGVELLAELARVEVMATSQGTIYPLLSRLRRTGLADTHLRESESGPPRRYYTLTDAGRSALEEFTANWPSFRAAVDHFLTPGETT, from the coding sequence ATGGTAGATGGCTATGCAAGCATCCCTGGGGCGGACGGCCGGGTGGCGAGTCAGCTCCGTAAAGGGGTGCTGGAGTACTGCGTCCTGGCATTGCTGCGGGACGGCCCCCGCTACGGGGTGGAGCTACTGGCGGAGCTCGCCCGGGTCGAGGTGATGGCAACCAGCCAGGGCACGATCTACCCCTTGCTGTCGCGTCTTCGGCGGACCGGACTCGCCGACACTCACCTGCGCGAATCCGAGAGTGGGCCGCCGCGCAGGTACTACACGCTGACCGACGCCGGCCGAAGCGCGTTGGAGGAGTTCACCGCGAACTGGCCCTCCTTCCGTGCCGCCGTCGACCACTTCCTCACCCCTGGAGAGACGACGTGA